The Candidatus Binatia bacterium genome has a window encoding:
- a CDS encoding SEC-C metal-binding domain-containing protein produces MTSRESPVEKDSGCTDTSCCPPQQPVVRGARKVGRNDPCPCGSGRKHKKCCA; encoded by the coding sequence ATGACCAGTCGGGAATCGCCTGTCGAGAAGGACTCGGGTTGTACGGATACGAGCTGTTGTCCGCCGCAACAGCCTGTAGTTCGAGGCGCCCGCAAGGTGGGTCGCAATGACCCATGTCCCTGCGGCAGCGGTCGCAAGCATAAGAAGTGTTGCGCCTAG
- a CDS encoding glutathione S-transferase family protein: MADLTTGNSREGALLPVVLSGSDISYFTGKMENYFRVRGIPYELRNMQFPRDEKIRKREVGVTQMPTVELADGRWMTDTTKMIQWFEAQFPEDGLLPVDPLQAFLCYFLEDWADEWWWRPAMHYRWYSEEGSRFAAWHLARTCLREVPAPMGLKWRYLRRRQRSGYTAGDGIHEASVAAVEADYHRLLRALETIFQDRPFLLGDRPTLADIGFAGPFFRHFALDPLPLEILRRHAPSVLEWVARLWKTRIAECRGTLRDGIPEDFGPLLDEIGGTYLPYLNANVAAVRAGKKRFDVNLGGAQFRGARYSRYRVWCLAELRLHYERMPASAQAAGRVLLERHGCWGPLWQENDLPLMPNQEQGLPFRGDTKMVGFAE, from the coding sequence TCTCGCGAGGGTGCGCTCTTGCCGGTTGTGCTCTCGGGCTCGGATATCTCCTACTTCACCGGGAAGATGGAGAACTACTTTCGTGTGCGCGGAATTCCTTACGAATTGCGTAATATGCAGTTTCCGCGTGACGAGAAAATTCGCAAACGTGAGGTCGGTGTCACCCAGATGCCCACCGTCGAGTTGGCCGATGGCCGCTGGATGACGGATACGACCAAGATGATTCAATGGTTCGAGGCGCAGTTCCCGGAAGATGGTCTTCTCCCCGTGGATCCCTTGCAGGCCTTTCTATGTTATTTCCTGGAAGACTGGGCCGACGAGTGGTGGTGGCGCCCCGCGATGCATTACCGATGGTATTCCGAGGAGGGCTCGCGGTTTGCGGCCTGGCACCTTGCCAGGACCTGCTTGCGCGAGGTGCCGGCGCCGATGGGTTTGAAATGGCGTTATCTGCGACGTCGCCAGCGATCCGGTTATACCGCCGGCGACGGGATCCATGAGGCCAGCGTTGCCGCTGTCGAAGCCGATTACCATCGTCTCCTGCGGGCGCTCGAGACGATCTTTCAAGATCGCCCATTCCTTTTGGGCGACCGCCCCACGCTCGCAGATATCGGTTTCGCCGGCCCGTTCTTTCGGCATTTCGCCCTTGATCCCTTGCCTCTGGAGATCCTTCGAAGGCACGCACCCTCGGTTCTGGAGTGGGTCGCGCGGCTTTGGAAAACGCGGATCGCGGAGTGTCGCGGCACGCTGCGCGACGGGATCCCGGAGGATTTCGGCCCGCTGCTCGACGAGATCGGGGGCACCTACCTGCCGTACCTCAACGCGAATGTGGCGGCTGTCCGCGCGGGAAAAAAGCGCTTTGATGTGAATCTGGGCGGGGCGCAATTTCGCGGTGCGCGCTATTCACGCTATCGCGTCTGGTGCCTCGCGGAACTGCGTTTGCATTATGAGCGAATGCCCGCCAGCGCACAGGCCGCAGGCCGAGTGCTGCTGGAGCGCCACGGTTGTTGGGGTCCGCTGTGGCAAGAAAACGACCTGCCGCTTATGCCGAACCAGGAGCAAGGTTTGCCGTTTCGTGGCGATACAAAGATGGTGGGTTTTGCCGAGTAG